One region of Niallia sp. Man26 genomic DNA includes:
- a CDS encoding ABC transporter permease: MAQQNQNPLPYIEDEEKAAKRRSRITLYGQWALGVLLIVFWELFARWQIIDSYYWSSPSTIWSTAYTAFTEGTLLDDLIYTSGSTVLGFILGTFIGALLGLSFWWSYYYSRISEPYLIAFNAVPKLALAPVLVILFGIGFSSKVVLAFMMTVIVTALAAYSGVKAVDKDLEKLMYSLGAKRWHVFTKVVIPTSMPWIVSSLKINIALALAGTIVGEFISSRQGIGRMILYAGQIMNINLVWVGVVVLSLLSILMYFATVWVEKILLKGRNAP, translated from the coding sequence TTGGCGCAGCAGAATCAAAATCCCCTTCCGTATATAGAAGATGAAGAGAAAGCAGCAAAAAGAAGATCACGCATTACCTTATACGGACAATGGGCTTTAGGAGTTTTACTGATTGTGTTTTGGGAACTGTTTGCTAGATGGCAGATTATTGACTCTTATTATTGGAGCAGTCCGTCAACTATATGGAGTACGGCATATACAGCATTTACAGAAGGAACATTGCTCGATGATTTAATTTATACAAGCGGATCGACTGTACTCGGCTTTATTCTTGGAACCTTTATTGGTGCACTGCTTGGTTTATCCTTTTGGTGGTCCTACTATTACTCGCGCATTTCAGAGCCATATTTAATTGCATTTAACGCGGTTCCAAAGCTTGCTCTTGCACCAGTGCTAGTTATTCTCTTTGGGATTGGCTTCAGCTCTAAAGTGGTGCTTGCCTTCATGATGACGGTTATCGTCACAGCACTAGCTGCATACAGCGGTGTGAAAGCAGTTGATAAGGATTTAGAGAAGCTCATGTATTCGCTTGGCGCAAAGCGCTGGCACGTATTCACAAAGGTTGTTATTCCAACAAGCATGCCATGGATTGTGAGCTCATTAAAAATAAATATTGCCCTTGCCTTGGCAGGAACAATTGTCGGAGAATTTATCAGCTCCAGACAAGGAATTGGCAGAATGATTCTTTATGCAGGACAAATTATGAATATCAATCTCGTCTGGGTAGGAGTTGTTGTCTTGTCCTTACTGTCGATTCTAATGTATTTCGCGACGGTCTGGGTGGAGAAAATACTGTTAAAGGGCAGGAATGCTCCGTAA